A single genomic interval of Arthrobacter sp. NicSoilB8 harbors:
- the dcd gene encoding dCTP deaminase, translated as MLISDRDIRTEIDSQRIVLEPFDSAMVQPSSVDVRIDKFFRLFDNHKYAHIDPAEEQPELTRLVEVESGEPFILHPGEFVLGSTYETVTLPDDIAARLEGKSSLGRLGLLTHSTAGFIDPGFSGHVTLELSNMATLPIKLWPGMKIGQLCFFRLSSAAEHPYGSGEYGNRYQGQRGPTASRSHLNFHRTDI; from the coding sequence GTGCTGATCTCTGACCGCGACATTCGAACCGAAATCGACTCCCAGCGGATTGTCCTGGAACCCTTCGACTCCGCCATGGTCCAGCCGTCCTCGGTGGACGTCAGGATCGACAAGTTCTTCCGCCTGTTCGACAACCACAAATACGCCCACATCGATCCGGCCGAGGAACAGCCGGAGCTGACCCGCCTCGTGGAGGTGGAGTCCGGTGAGCCGTTCATCCTTCACCCGGGGGAGTTCGTCCTCGGGTCCACGTACGAGACCGTGACGCTTCCGGATGACATTGCGGCCCGGCTTGAGGGCAAGTCCTCGCTCGGCCGGCTCGGCCTCCTGACGCACTCGACGGCGGGGTTCATCGACCCGGGGTTCTCCGGTCACGTCACGCTCGAGCTGTCCAATATGGCGACACTGCCCATCAAGCTGTGGCCGGGAATGAAGATCGGCCAGTTGTGCTTCTTCCGGCTTTCCTCCGCGGCGGAGCACCCCTACGGGTCCGGGGAGTACGGCAACCGCTACCAGGGCCAGCGCGGCCCCACAGCCAGCCGCAGCCACCTGAATTTCCACCGTACCGACATCTAA
- a CDS encoding SRPBCC family protein: MAFAEYDVIIHRDAMSVYNFLLDPGHLPLWREGVRSVELLSGAAGAKGAVYRQTVAGPGGRPVAADFEIIEARPGAEIQYQVIVGPARPHGGYYLSTEGPSTRVRFALNCEPKGFLVRVTSPFRRRMKAEVGQLERLKSILEDMPATE; encoded by the coding sequence GTGGCATTCGCAGAGTATGACGTCATCATTCACCGTGACGCCATGAGCGTTTACAACTTCCTCCTGGACCCGGGCCACCTGCCGCTGTGGCGGGAAGGGGTCCGGAGCGTGGAGCTGCTTTCCGGCGCCGCCGGCGCCAAGGGCGCCGTGTACCGGCAGACGGTCGCGGGTCCCGGGGGCCGCCCCGTGGCCGCCGATTTTGAAATCATCGAGGCCCGGCCAGGCGCGGAGATCCAATACCAGGTCATCGTCGGGCCGGCCCGGCCGCACGGGGGCTACTACCTGAGCACGGAGGGCCCCAGCACCCGCGTCCGCTTTGCCCTGAACTGCGAGCCCAAGGGATTCCTGGTCCGGGTGACCAGCCCGTTCCGCCGGCGGATGAAGGCCGAGGTGGGCCAGCTCGAGCGGCTCAAGTCCATCCTGGAAGATATGCCCGCCACGGAATAG
- a CDS encoding N(5)-(carboxyethyl)ornithine synthase — MTGSPNHLTLGILASTRKPDERRLPIHPLHLDRIAPEIRGQLILEEGYGERFGLSDTELAPLVGRIARREQLLADADVVLLPKPQPEDLAELRDGQVLWGWPHCVQDRAITQLAIDKKLTLIAFEAMNHWASDGGFGLHVFHKNNELAGYCSVLHSLALTGSTGDYGRRLSAVVIGFGATARGAVTALNAHGVHDVQVLTNRGVAAVGSPIHSVRIAQFDHDNEAPFLSEVITERGRVPLAPFLAERDIVVNCTLQDPNAPLTYLRTEDLAAFRPGSLIVDVSCDEGMGFSWAKTTTFAEPMFKVGDHIDYYAVDHSPSYLWNSSSWEISEALLPFLETVVEGPDAWTANETIRRAIEIRDGVVLNPDVLQFQQREPEYPHLPLSR, encoded by the coding sequence GTGACCGGTTCCCCGAACCATCTCACCCTTGGCATCCTCGCCAGCACGCGAAAACCCGACGAGCGACGCCTCCCCATCCACCCCCTGCACCTGGACCGTATCGCGCCGGAGATCCGGGGCCAGCTGATCCTCGAGGAAGGCTACGGAGAGCGCTTCGGCCTTTCCGACACCGAGCTTGCGCCCCTCGTGGGGCGCATCGCCCGCCGGGAGCAGCTGCTGGCGGATGCCGACGTCGTCCTGCTGCCCAAGCCTCAGCCGGAAGACCTGGCCGAGCTCCGCGACGGGCAGGTCCTCTGGGGCTGGCCGCACTGCGTGCAGGACCGGGCCATCACCCAGCTGGCGATCGACAAGAAACTCACGCTGATCGCCTTCGAAGCCATGAACCACTGGGCCAGCGACGGCGGCTTCGGCCTTCACGTGTTCCATAAGAACAACGAGCTCGCCGGCTACTGCTCCGTGCTGCACTCCCTGGCCCTGACCGGTTCCACCGGAGACTACGGCCGCCGGCTGAGCGCCGTCGTCATCGGCTTCGGCGCGACGGCCCGCGGTGCGGTCACGGCCCTGAACGCCCACGGCGTCCACGACGTGCAAGTGCTGACCAACCGCGGGGTTGCCGCGGTGGGCTCGCCCATTCACTCGGTCCGGATTGCGCAGTTCGATCACGACAACGAGGCTCCGTTCCTCAGTGAGGTCATTACCGAGCGCGGGCGGGTGCCGCTGGCGCCGTTCCTCGCCGAGCGTGACATCGTGGTCAACTGCACCCTGCAAGACCCCAACGCGCCGCTGACCTACCTCCGCACCGAGGACCTGGCCGCATTCCGGCCCGGCAGCCTGATCGTGGACGTGTCCTGCGACGAGGGCATGGGCTTCAGCTGGGCGAAAACCACCACGTTCGCCGAGCCGATGTTCAAGGTCGGGGACCACATCGACTACTACGCCGTGGACCACAGCCCGTCCTACCTCTGGAATTCCTCCAGCTGGGAGATCAGCGAGGCACTGCTGCCGTTCCTCGAGACCGTGGTCGAGGGCCCCGACGCATGGACCGCGAACGAGACCATCCGCCGCGCGATTGAAATCCGCGACGGCGTGGTCCTGAACCCGGATGTGCTGCAGTTCCAGCAGCGGGAGCCGGAGTACCCGCACCTTCCCCTGTCGCGCTAG
- a CDS encoding MFS transporter, with translation MAPPPPLEANAASLPDTITQPIAVVTQRLPWRHTFISLKIRNFRVFAIGHFIAVIALWMQRIAQDWLVLQLSGSVTAVGITVALQFLPSLFLGPWAGMMADRFPKRKILMLCQSVAAVLAAVLAALALSQRIEVGHVYAIALVLGFVTVLDQPARQVFVNELVGPGYLRNAISVNSTIFQLGGLIGPALAGLLLTAVGAGWAFAANAVACCFTVAMLLSLRKDQLHVSVPVSKRRGMLREGLDYALSKPTIYWPWLMAGFVAVFAMSLPVLLAAFADHVYDAGAGGYGLLNTLVALGALAGAITSARRRELRLRSVVLGAGMYGLMLCLASLAPSMPWFGAAMVLAGFWCLMFLTAANQLVQVSANLAIRGRVMSLYIMVLIGGQAIGGPMVGWLAEHADPHTAVLISGGVPMLAAATVAVVLARRGQLMLKVDLKNRRRLLRIVRTA, from the coding sequence GTGGCTCCCCCTCCGCCGCTTGAGGCGAACGCAGCTTCCTTGCCGGACACCATCACCCAACCCATCGCCGTCGTCACCCAGCGCCTGCCGTGGCGCCATACGTTCATCTCGCTGAAGATCCGCAACTTCCGGGTCTTCGCGATCGGCCACTTCATCGCCGTGATCGCGCTGTGGATGCAGCGGATCGCCCAGGACTGGCTGGTGCTCCAGCTCTCCGGATCCGTCACCGCCGTCGGCATCACCGTGGCTTTGCAGTTCCTGCCGTCGCTGTTCCTCGGCCCGTGGGCCGGCATGATGGCGGACCGCTTCCCGAAGCGGAAGATCCTCATGCTGTGCCAGTCGGTGGCCGCCGTGCTGGCCGCGGTCCTCGCCGCGCTGGCCCTGAGCCAGCGGATCGAGGTCGGGCACGTCTATGCGATCGCCCTGGTCCTGGGCTTCGTGACCGTGCTGGACCAGCCCGCCCGCCAGGTGTTCGTCAACGAACTCGTCGGCCCCGGCTACCTGCGCAACGCGATCAGTGTGAACTCGACGATCTTCCAGCTCGGCGGCCTGATCGGTCCGGCGCTGGCAGGGCTCCTGCTGACCGCCGTCGGCGCGGGCTGGGCCTTTGCCGCCAACGCGGTGGCCTGCTGCTTCACCGTGGCCATGCTCCTGAGCCTGCGCAAGGACCAGCTGCATGTCAGCGTCCCGGTCTCCAAACGCCGCGGCATGCTGAGGGAAGGCCTGGACTACGCCCTCAGCAAGCCCACGATCTACTGGCCCTGGCTGATGGCAGGGTTTGTCGCGGTGTTCGCGATGAGCCTTCCGGTGCTGCTGGCCGCGTTCGCCGACCATGTGTACGACGCCGGTGCCGGCGGCTACGGCCTGCTCAACACCCTCGTTGCCCTCGGCGCCCTGGCCGGCGCCATTACCTCGGCCCGGCGGCGCGAACTGCGGCTGCGCTCGGTGGTCCTGGGCGCCGGGATGTACGGGCTCATGCTGTGTTTGGCATCCCTGGCGCCGTCCATGCCCTGGTTCGGCGCGGCCATGGTGCTTGCCGGCTTCTGGTGCCTGATGTTCCTCACCGCGGCGAACCAGCTGGTCCAGGTCAGCGCCAACCTCGCGATCCGCGGGCGCGTCATGAGCCTGTACATCATGGTGCTGATCGGCGGTCAGGCGATCGGCGGCCCGATGGTCGGCTGGCTCGCCGAGCACGCGGACCCGCACACCGCTGTCCTGATCTCCGGCGGCGTGCCGATGCTGGCCGCCGCGACAGTCGCCGTCGTCCTGGCCCGGCGCGGGCAGCTCATGCTCAAGGTGGACTTGAAGAACCGGCGGCGGCTGTTGCGGATTGTCCGGACGGCCTAG
- a CDS encoding LysR substrate-binding domain-containing protein: MFEPAQLRSFLAVAETLSFTKAAERLGLAQPTVSQHVRKLESAAKRVLVARDTRDVRLTDNGDAMAGFARNILAAHDAASRYFSGSAMRGRLRFGTADDLAITGLPRILREFRQIYPQINLELTVGQSDQLYKRLNAGQLDLVFVKWVAGAKDGTVVQQDAFAWVGLEQTVLDPAGPVPLIAYPSPSLSRKLAIDALESTGRTWRITCTTRQISGVLAAVRAGIGVAVMPSSLVPDDLKIITRRFDLPPVGDVDFTLIRNPLANTEVIDALTQAIVGRTLKRPA, encoded by the coding sequence ATGTTCGAACCTGCCCAGCTCCGTTCGTTCCTGGCGGTGGCCGAAACCCTGAGTTTCACCAAGGCCGCAGAACGCCTCGGCCTGGCCCAGCCGACCGTCAGCCAGCATGTGCGCAAACTGGAGTCCGCCGCCAAGCGGGTGCTCGTTGCACGGGACACCCGGGACGTGCGGCTGACGGACAATGGCGACGCCATGGCCGGGTTTGCCCGGAACATCCTCGCCGCGCACGACGCCGCCTCCCGCTATTTCTCCGGATCCGCCATGCGCGGCCGGCTGCGCTTTGGCACGGCCGACGATCTCGCCATCACCGGGCTGCCCCGCATCCTCCGGGAGTTCCGGCAGATTTATCCGCAGATCAATCTCGAGCTCACGGTGGGCCAGAGCGACCAGCTCTACAAGCGCCTGAATGCGGGCCAGCTGGACCTTGTGTTTGTGAAGTGGGTGGCCGGGGCCAAGGACGGGACAGTGGTCCAGCAGGATGCCTTCGCCTGGGTCGGCCTGGAACAGACCGTGCTGGATCCGGCCGGTCCGGTGCCGCTGATCGCGTACCCCTCCCCCAGCCTCAGCCGGAAGCTTGCGATCGATGCCCTTGAGTCCACCGGCCGGACCTGGCGGATCACCTGCACCACGCGGCAGATCAGCGGCGTGCTGGCCGCGGTCCGGGCCGGCATCGGGGTGGCGGTCATGCCGTCCTCCCTGGTGCCGGACGACCTGAAAATCATCACCCGGCGCTTCGACCTGCCGCCCGTAGGTGATGTCGATTTCACCCTCATCCGCAACCCGCTGGCCAATACCGAGGTGATCGATGCCCTCACCCAGGCGATCGTGGGCCGGACCCTGAAACGCCCGGCCTGA
- a CDS encoding bifunctional proline dehydrogenase/L-glutamate gamma-semialdehyde dehydrogenase — MTNISTESGATTGKAAGNEATHAAVSEGSTVLEAAALAEDTIALVRHWLTEAAKVPVDASAEQLAGVLKDPNGLDFTVGFVDGVVRPEDLQVAARNLAALAPKVPAFLPWYMRSAVRLGGTMAPVLPQVVIPVARRVLREMVGHLIVDATDAKLGPAIAKIRKDGIKLNVNLLGEAVLGEHEASRRLEGTHALLSRPDVDYVSIKVSSTVAPHSAWAFDEAVEHVVEKLTPLFTRAASFADGASGTGAGKTAKFINLDMEEYKDLDMTIAVFTRILDKPEFKNLEAGIVLQAYLPDALAAMIRLQDWAAARRADGGAAIKVRVVKGANLPMEQVEASLHDWPLATWNTKQDSDTNYKRVINYSLHPDRIRNIRIGVAGHNLFDIAFAWLLAKQRGIADTAQPSIEFEMLLGMAQGQAEAVKKDVGSLLLYTPVVHPAEFDVAIAYLIRRLEEGASQDNFMSAVFELSENESLFEREKQRFLASLAKLDDEVPGPNRRQNRALPAAPLPRDSFENTPDTDPSLPANRDWGRAILGRVATSTLGNAAVEAAMINDEATLNSVIGTALEKGKAWGALSGAERAEILHRAGDVLEARRADLLEVMASETGKTIDQGDPEVSEAVDFAHYYAESARKLDAVDGAAFVPAKLTVVTPPWNFPVAIPAGSTLAALAAGSAVVIKPAKQARRSGAVMIEALWEAGVPRDVLTMVQLGERELGRQLVSHPAVDRVILTGGYETAELFRSFRKDLPLLAETSGKNAIIVTPSADLDLAAKDVAYSAFGHAGQKCSAASLVILVGSVATSKRFHNQLIDAVTSLKVGYPEDPTSQMGPIIEPANGKLLNALTTLGEGETWAVEPRKLDDTGKLWSPGVRSGVRRGSYFHLTEFFGPVLGVMTAETLEDAIAIQNQIDYGLTAGLHSLNSEELGIWLDTIQAGNLYVNRGITGAIVQRQPFGGWKKSAVGAGTKAGGPNYLVGLGEWVSKPAAAGTAAHSGVRRIEDAAKGFLTAGELAPLQRALASDARAWAEEFGTAKDVSGLSAERNVFRYRPLPVTVRLAEGEPLADLVRTVAAGVLAGSALTVSAAVELPAQLRAVLSGLGITATVENDADWLASAGRLAAAGKLSGARIRLIGGDARALAEATGGRPDLAVYFHPVTEAGRVELLPFLHEQAISITAHRFGTPNHISDALI, encoded by the coding sequence ATGACCAACATCTCCACGGAATCCGGCGCAACCACCGGCAAGGCCGCAGGCAACGAAGCCACACACGCCGCCGTCTCGGAAGGCTCCACGGTCCTCGAAGCCGCGGCCCTGGCCGAGGACACCATCGCGCTGGTGCGCCACTGGCTCACCGAAGCCGCCAAGGTTCCGGTCGACGCCTCGGCCGAACAGCTCGCCGGCGTCCTGAAGGACCCCAACGGCCTGGACTTCACGGTCGGATTCGTCGACGGCGTCGTCCGTCCGGAGGACCTCCAGGTCGCCGCCCGCAACCTCGCCGCCCTCGCCCCCAAGGTCCCGGCGTTCCTGCCCTGGTACATGCGCAGCGCGGTCCGCCTCGGCGGAACCATGGCTCCGGTCCTGCCGCAGGTGGTCATCCCGGTCGCCCGCCGCGTGCTCCGCGAAATGGTCGGCCACCTCATTGTCGACGCCACCGACGCCAAGCTGGGCCCGGCCATCGCCAAGATCCGCAAGGACGGCATCAAGCTCAACGTCAACCTCCTCGGCGAGGCCGTGCTCGGCGAGCACGAGGCCTCCCGACGGCTTGAGGGAACCCACGCCCTGCTGTCCCGCCCGGACGTGGACTACGTTTCCATCAAGGTCTCCTCCACGGTGGCCCCGCACTCCGCGTGGGCCTTCGACGAGGCCGTGGAGCACGTCGTGGAGAAGCTCACCCCGCTCTTCACCCGCGCCGCCTCCTTTGCCGACGGCGCGTCAGGCACTGGCGCGGGAAAGACCGCCAAGTTCATCAACCTGGACATGGAGGAATACAAGGACCTGGACATGACCATCGCGGTCTTCACTCGGATCCTGGACAAGCCCGAGTTCAAGAACCTCGAGGCCGGCATCGTGCTCCAGGCCTACCTGCCGGACGCCCTCGCCGCCATGATCCGCCTGCAGGACTGGGCCGCGGCCCGCCGCGCCGACGGCGGCGCCGCGATCAAGGTCCGTGTGGTCAAGGGCGCCAACCTGCCGATGGAGCAGGTGGAGGCCTCCCTGCACGACTGGCCGCTCGCCACCTGGAACACCAAGCAGGACTCGGACACCAACTACAAGCGGGTCATCAACTACTCGCTGCACCCGGACCGGATCCGCAACATCCGGATCGGCGTCGCCGGCCACAACCTCTTCGACATCGCCTTCGCCTGGCTGCTGGCCAAGCAGCGCGGCATCGCGGATACCGCACAGCCGAGCATCGAATTCGAGATGCTCCTCGGCATGGCCCAGGGCCAGGCCGAAGCCGTCAAGAAGGACGTCGGTTCCCTCCTGCTCTACACCCCGGTGGTCCACCCCGCCGAGTTCGACGTCGCGATCGCCTACCTGATCCGCCGCCTCGAAGAGGGCGCCAGCCAGGACAACTTCATGTCCGCCGTCTTCGAGCTTTCTGAAAACGAATCGCTCTTCGAGCGCGAGAAGCAGCGCTTCCTCGCCTCCCTCGCCAAGCTCGACGACGAGGTCCCGGGCCCGAACCGCCGGCAGAACCGCGCCCTCCCGGCCGCGCCGCTGCCCCGCGACTCGTTCGAGAACACGCCGGACACGGATCCCTCACTGCCCGCGAACCGCGACTGGGGCCGCGCCATCCTGGGCCGCGTGGCGACCTCCACGCTGGGCAACGCCGCCGTCGAGGCCGCCATGATCAACGACGAGGCGACCCTGAACTCGGTCATCGGCACCGCCCTCGAGAAGGGCAAGGCCTGGGGTGCACTCTCCGGCGCCGAGCGCGCCGAGATCCTGCACCGCGCCGGCGACGTCCTCGAGGCCCGCCGCGCCGACCTCCTCGAGGTTATGGCCAGCGAAACCGGCAAGACGATTGACCAGGGCGATCCTGAGGTCAGCGAGGCCGTCGACTTCGCGCACTACTACGCCGAATCGGCCCGCAAGCTCGACGCCGTCGACGGCGCCGCCTTCGTCCCGGCCAAGCTCACCGTCGTGACGCCGCCGTGGAACTTCCCCGTCGCCATCCCGGCCGGTTCCACCCTGGCGGCCCTCGCCGCGGGCTCTGCCGTCGTGATCAAGCCCGCCAAGCAGGCCCGCCGCAGCGGTGCGGTCATGATCGAGGCTCTCTGGGAGGCCGGCGTTCCGCGCGACGTCCTCACCATGGTCCAGCTGGGCGAGCGGGAACTCGGCCGTCAGCTGGTCTCCCACCCGGCCGTGGACCGCGTCATCCTGACCGGCGGCTACGAGACCGCCGAGCTCTTCCGCTCCTTCCGCAAAGACCTGCCGCTGCTGGCCGAAACCAGCGGCAAGAACGCCATCATCGTCACCCCCAGCGCGGACCTGGACCTCGCGGCCAAGGACGTGGCGTACTCCGCGTTCGGCCACGCCGGCCAGAAGTGCTCCGCCGCGTCGCTCGTGATCCTCGTCGGATCGGTGGCCACGTCCAAGCGCTTCCACAACCAGCTCATTGACGCCGTCACCTCGCTGAAGGTCGGCTACCCGGAAGACCCGACAAGCCAGATGGGCCCGATCATCGAGCCCGCCAACGGCAAGCTCCTCAACGCCCTCACCACTCTCGGCGAGGGTGAGACCTGGGCCGTGGAACCGCGGAAGCTGGACGACACGGGCAAGCTCTGGAGCCCCGGCGTGCGCTCCGGCGTCCGGCGCGGATCCTACTTCCACCTCACCGAGTTCTTCGGTCCCGTCCTCGGCGTCATGACCGCGGAAACCCTTGAGGACGCCATCGCGATCCAGAACCAGATCGACTACGGCCTCACCGCGGGCCTGCACTCGCTCAACAGCGAGGAACTGGGCATCTGGCTGGACACCATCCAGGCCGGCAACCTTTACGTCAACCGCGGCATCACCGGCGCGATCGTCCAGCGCCAGCCCTTCGGCGGCTGGAAGAAATCCGCCGTCGGCGCCGGCACCAAGGCCGGCGGACCGAACTACCTCGTCGGCCTCGGCGAATGGGTCAGCAAGCCCGCCGCCGCCGGCACCGCCGCCCACTCTGGAGTGCGCCGGATCGAGGACGCGGCCAAGGGCTTCCTGACTGCCGGGGAACTGGCGCCGCTGCAGCGCGCGCTGGCCTCCGACGCCCGGGCCTGGGCCGAGGAGTTCGGCACCGCCAAGGACGTCTCGGGTCTCAGCGCCGAGCGCAACGTCTTCCGCTACCGCCCGCTGCCGGTCACGGTCCGCCTGGCCGAAGGCGAACCCCTTGCCGACCTCGTCCGGACCGTCGCCGCCGGTGTCCTCGCCGGGTCCGCGCTGACGGTCTCCGCCGCCGTCGAACTGCCCGCCCAGCTGCGCGCCGTCCTGTCCGGGCTCGGCATCACCGCCACCGTGGAGAACGACGCCGACTGGCTGGCTTCCGCCGGCAGGCTCGCCGCGGCGGGCAAACTGTCCGGCGCCCGGATCCGGCTGATCGGCGGGGACGCCAGGGCACTGGCCGAGGCCACCGGCGGCCGCCCCGACCTGGCCGTCTACTTCCACCCGGTCACGGAAGCCGGGCGCGTGGAGCTGCTGCCGTTCCTGCACGAGCAGGCCATCAGCATCACGGCCCACCGCTTCGGCACGCCCAACCACATCTCGGACGCACTCATCTAG
- a CDS encoding amino acid permease produces the protein MRRKPIDDIEEENKHSGLHRSLGLWQLTAIGVGGIIGVGIFSLAGLVAHGSASEPGVGPAVLVSFLIAGLASAAAALSYAEFAGMIPRAGSAYTYGYVALGEVIGWFIGWDLLLEYIAIVAVVAIGISGYFDAFLSGIGIHMPAWMTATPDEGTGGIINLPAILVCLLVTWILSRGTKTFGRFELVAVAIKVVLILFIIGLGIFYINTKNYDPFMPSGFGPVVAGSATVFFAVFGYDAMSTAAEEATDGKKHMPKAIIYSLIIAMLLYVAATLVLTGMQHYTEIDPKAGFASAFNSVGLPVIATIISVFAVLSILTVMLTFLLGVTRVWFSMSRDGLLPGWFAKTDRHGTPQRVTWIAGAGAAILAGILPIKAVADLTNIGILAAFVVVCLSVIVFRYKKPDAPRTFRLPLMPLVPAFGVFASLFLMFQLHWETWVRFGVWLVVGLIIYFTYGRKNSLMNPDSPRHEEIVEMHRPLA, from the coding sequence ATGCGGCGCAAGCCCATCGACGACATTGAAGAAGAAAACAAACACAGCGGATTGCACAGGAGCCTGGGGCTCTGGCAGCTGACGGCCATCGGCGTCGGCGGTATTATCGGCGTCGGCATCTTCTCGCTGGCGGGCCTTGTGGCCCACGGCAGTGCGAGCGAGCCCGGCGTCGGCCCGGCGGTGCTCGTCTCGTTCCTGATCGCCGGACTGGCATCCGCCGCCGCGGCGCTGTCCTACGCCGAATTCGCCGGCATGATCCCGCGGGCCGGCTCGGCATATACCTACGGCTACGTTGCCCTCGGCGAGGTGATCGGCTGGTTCATCGGGTGGGACCTGCTGCTGGAGTACATCGCGATCGTGGCGGTGGTGGCCATCGGCATCTCGGGCTACTTCGATGCCTTCCTTTCCGGCATCGGCATCCACATGCCCGCCTGGATGACAGCGACGCCGGATGAGGGAACGGGTGGCATCATCAACCTTCCCGCTATCCTCGTCTGCCTGCTGGTGACCTGGATCCTCTCGCGCGGCACGAAGACCTTTGGGCGCTTCGAACTGGTCGCCGTCGCCATCAAAGTCGTCCTGATCCTGTTCATCATCGGCCTGGGCATCTTCTACATCAACACCAAAAATTACGACCCCTTCATGCCCAGCGGCTTCGGCCCCGTGGTGGCCGGCTCCGCCACGGTGTTCTTCGCCGTGTTCGGCTACGACGCCATGAGCACCGCGGCGGAGGAAGCGACGGACGGCAAGAAGCACATGCCGAAGGCGATCATCTACTCGCTGATCATCGCCATGCTGCTCTACGTCGCCGCCACCCTGGTGCTCACCGGAATGCAGCACTACACGGAGATTGACCCCAAGGCCGGCTTCGCCTCCGCCTTCAACAGCGTCGGGCTGCCGGTGATCGCAACGATCATCTCCGTGTTCGCGGTCCTGTCCATCCTCACCGTAATGCTGACCTTCCTCCTCGGCGTCACCCGCGTCTGGTTCTCGATGAGCCGCGACGGCCTCCTGCCGGGCTGGTTCGCCAAGACAGACCGGCACGGCACGCCGCAGCGCGTGACCTGGATCGCCGGCGCCGGGGCCGCTATCCTGGCCGGCATCCTTCCGATCAAAGCCGTGGCGGACCTGACCAACATCGGCATCCTGGCCGCGTTCGTCGTCGTCTGCTTGTCCGTTATCGTGTTCCGCTACAAGAAGCCCGATGCCCCGCGGACCTTCCGCCTGCCGCTGATGCCCCTGGTCCCCGCGTTCGGTGTGTTCGCCTCGCTGTTCCTGATGTTCCAGCTGCACTGGGAGACCTGGGTTCGGTTCGGGGTCTGGCTCGTGGTCGGCCTCATCATCTACTTCACCTACGGCCGCAAGAACTCGCTGATGAACCCGGACAGCCCGCGGCACGAGGAAATCGTGGAGATGCACCGCCCCCTGGCATGA
- a CDS encoding LysR family transcriptional regulator, with product MLDVRRLRLLRELKIRGTLAEVAEALQYSPSSVSQQLALLEKEAGVELLRKTGRRVQLTPQAEVLVAHTSQLLETLEQAEADLAASLTTVTGTVRIAVFQSAALALMPGALTRMSASYPEVRVEMTQREPETALHETWARDFDLVIAEQYPGHAAPHYAELDRVALTRDAIRLAVPPSSPERPAIRTLADTAGLPWVMEPRGAASRHWAEQACRSAGFEPDVRFETADLQAQIRLIESGNAVALMPDLVWTGRGTSAQLLDLPGDPHRTVFTSVRRSSAKRPALLAAREILAATAASIVPATAAGALDPAPADRPA from the coding sequence ATGCTCGACGTCCGGCGTTTGCGACTGCTGCGCGAACTGAAGATCCGGGGCACACTGGCCGAAGTGGCCGAAGCGCTCCAGTACAGTCCATCGTCAGTCTCCCAGCAACTGGCCCTCCTTGAGAAGGAGGCCGGGGTGGAACTCCTCCGGAAAACTGGGCGCCGTGTGCAACTGACGCCGCAGGCGGAAGTCCTCGTGGCCCATACGTCCCAGCTCCTCGAGACGCTGGAACAGGCCGAGGCCGACCTGGCCGCCTCGCTGACCACAGTCACAGGTACTGTACGGATTGCGGTGTTTCAGTCCGCCGCACTGGCTCTCATGCCCGGAGCACTGACCCGGATGTCCGCCAGCTACCCGGAAGTACGGGTCGAAATGACCCAGCGGGAGCCGGAAACGGCCCTCCACGAGACGTGGGCCCGGGACTTCGATCTTGTGATCGCCGAGCAGTACCCCGGCCACGCCGCCCCGCACTACGCCGAGCTGGACCGCGTGGCCCTGACCAGGGACGCCATCCGGCTCGCCGTTCCGCCTTCCTCTCCGGAGCGACCTGCCATCAGGACGCTGGCGGACACCGCCGGGCTGCCCTGGGTGATGGAACCCCGCGGGGCGGCCTCCCGGCACTGGGCCGAGCAGGCCTGCCGGAGCGCCGGGTTTGAGCCCGACGTGCGCTTTGAAACCGCCGACCTGCAGGCCCAGATCCGGCTGATCGAATCCGGAAATGCGGTGGCCCTCATGCCCGACCTCGTGTGGACCGGGCGTGGCACCAGCGCGCAGCTCCTGGACCTGCCCGGGGATCCGCACCGGACGGTATTCACCTCCGTGCGGCGGTCCAGCGCCAAGCGTCCGGCACTCCTGGCGGCCCGGGAAATCCTGGCGGCGACGGCGGCATCCATCGTCCCGGCGACGGCGGCCGGCGCGCTCGATCCGGCCCCTGCGGACCGGCCCGCCTGA